One Ignisphaera sp. DNA window includes the following coding sequences:
- a CDS encoding HesA/MoeB/ThiF family protein has protein sequence MLDGYEISRYDRQIRLFGVEGQEKLKNATVLVVGAGGLGSVVLTYLAYAGVGRLIVVDKEYVELSNLNRQILYKDSDIGKPKAEVVCEKIKEIYPRIRVECYNRAFDREFGEEIVKIADVVVDALDNWDDRLLLNELCVKYRKPLIHAGVEGWYGQITTIIPGKTPCLHCIRPLRQTRRSDVRNPLPVIGVTPGALGVLQAAEAIKLITNTGHPLYGRLLIVDLYSMEFRSIEIKRNPRCPVCGSIS, from the coding sequence ATGTTAGATGGATACGAGATTTCTAGATATGATAGGCAGATAAGACTGTTTGGTGTAGAGGGGCAGGAGAAGCTGAAAAATGCAACTGTTCTAGTTGTTGGTGCTGGTGGACTTGGCTCAGTGGTGCTAACATATCTAGCTTATGCAGGTGTTGGTAGATTAATAGTTGTTGACAAGGAGTATGTAGAGTTGTCCAATCTCAATAGGCAGATTCTATATAAAGATTCTGATATTGGAAAACCCAAGGCTGAGGTGGTGTGTGAGAAAATTAAAGAAATCTATCCTAGAATACGAGTGGAGTGTTACAATAGAGCATTTGACAGAGAATTCGGAGAGGAAATTGTGAAAATAGCCGATGTTGTTGTAGATGCATTGGATAACTGGGATGACAGACTTCTCTTAAATGAGCTTTGTGTCAAGTACAGAAAACCATTGATTCATGCAGGTGTAGAGGGATGGTATGGACAAATCACAACAATAATACCAGGCAAAACACCGTGTCTACACTGCATAAGACCTCTAAGACAAACCAGAAGAAGCGATGTTAGAAATCCTCTGCCCGTTATAGGTGTTACACCAGGTGCTTTAGGAGTTCTACAAGCAGCCGAAGCAATAAAACTCATTACAAATACTGGTCACCCTCTCTACGGCAGACTTCTGATAGTAGATCTCTACTCAATGGAGTTTAGAAGCATAGAAATCAAGCGCAATCCACGTTGCCCTGTATGTGGCAGCATTTCCTAG
- a CDS encoding DUF4910 domain-containing protein — MKIIDMASTLAGNFSIIEMKEIVTTLAKFHRIQGSDELRYAAEYIYSTLRQLSTFDVKRHVFSYGESYGLHDPVVGWNLSKCEAEVVEPTHILLSSSLYTKNCAVAHSPPGTVEGEVIYVGKGDNESLLNEDKVRNKIVLSYGNPYIVYTRFSKAGAIGFLFYKKGINDSATPYLTLFLTPAEASNYTAPAAAIPRKNVNKILSYLERGEKVVARIDVESKFVANADIVVVEASLNDNDYNEEMHIFAHYCHPSHEINDNVSGAATLMETVLSLDRLISKGHIKHIAKKGISFLWFPEYYGTLPFLMKRVLDEEKHISFGINLDMIGEKQEITKSTLNLILPPYFISNPIYESLITKILIDVLSTSNPSFNKVANIIRYRFDVLPYEGGSDHDIYLQFSIPSVMLNQWPDIYYHTDEDDIHKFDFEIAKAIGTSIGVFSWIVLADLPKESFLDVYKGFRNGYSRLKLCDTNSNLQVESFGNNHNEKYVYVGPKGVLSLRYIMRRLHNKLEEIMKLTEDDFTNFLLTRYIPLLLMIKPRTIDEIREGIWNEYCKDVDPRTLWKIINILKELNLVKPI; from the coding sequence ATGAAGATAATCGATATGGCGTCAACCCTAGCTGGTAATTTTTCCATTATCGAAATGAAAGAGATTGTAACTACGTTAGCTAAGTTCCACAGGATACAGGGATCTGATGAGCTTAGATACGCTGCAGAGTATATCTATAGCACCTTGAGGCAGCTCAGCACATTTGATGTAAAAAGACATGTTTTTTCATATGGAGAATCCTATGGTTTACACGATCCAGTTGTAGGGTGGAATTTAAGTAAATGCGAAGCTGAAGTTGTGGAACCTACACATATACTTCTCTCATCATCTCTCTACACCAAAAATTGTGCTGTTGCCCATTCCCCGCCAGGCACTGTGGAAGGCGAAGTAATCTACGTGGGCAAGGGCGATAATGAATCTCTATTGAATGAGGATAAAGTAAGAAACAAGATTGTTCTAAGCTATGGTAATCCATATATTGTCTACACAAGATTTTCAAAAGCTGGTGCCATAGGGTTCTTATTCTATAAGAAGGGTATCAACGACTCGGCTACTCCATACCTAACACTTTTTCTTACACCAGCTGAGGCATCAAATTATACAGCCCCTGCTGCTGCCATACCGAGAAAAAACGTCAACAAGATTCTGTCTTATTTAGAGAGAGGAGAGAAAGTTGTTGCGAGAATAGATGTTGAATCCAAGTTTGTGGCAAATGCTGACATAGTTGTGGTAGAGGCATCACTCAACGATAATGATTACAACGAGGAGATGCATATATTTGCTCATTATTGTCACCCCAGCCATGAGATAAATGACAATGTAAGTGGAGCAGCAACATTAATGGAAACAGTTTTATCTTTAGACCGGCTGATTTCCAAGGGCCACATAAAGCACATTGCTAAAAAAGGCATATCTTTTTTATGGTTCCCAGAATACTATGGTACACTACCATTTCTTATGAAGAGGGTTCTTGATGAGGAAAAACACATCTCTTTTGGAATAAATCTAGATATGATTGGCGAAAAACAAGAAATAACTAAATCGACTCTAAATCTCATACTTCCACCCTACTTCATCTCGAATCCTATATATGAATCACTCATAACAAAGATACTAATCGATGTACTATCAACGAGCAACCCATCTTTCAACAAAGTGGCTAATATCATTAGATATAGATTCGATGTACTACCATACGAAGGTGGTAGCGACCATGACATATACCTGCAATTCTCAATACCATCAGTAATGCTGAACCAATGGCCTGACATATATTATCATACAGACGAAGACGATATACACAAATTTGATTTTGAAATTGCTAAAGCAATTGGAACTTCGATAGGTGTTTTCTCGTGGATAGTACTAGCTGATTTGCCAAAAGAATCTTTTCTTGATGTGTATAAAGGTTTCAGAAATGGGTATAGCAGACTCAAGCTATGTGACACAAATAGCAATTTGCAAGTCGAAAGCTTTGGGAACAATCATAATGAAAAATATGTGTATGTAGGACCTAAGGGTGTCCTAAGCCTAAGATATATAATGCGAAGACTTCACAACAAGCTTGAAGAAATAATGAAGCTGACAGAAGACGATTTTACAAACTTCTTGCTCACAAGATACATACCGTTACTACTTATGATCAAACCACGTACTATAGATGAAATAAGAGAAGGTATTTGGAATGAATACTGCAAAGACGTTGACCCTAGAACACTATGGAAGATAATCAATATATTAAAAGAGTTGAATCTTGTGAAGCCTATTTGA